Proteins encoded in a region of the Panthera uncia isolate 11264 chromosome B2 unlocalized genomic scaffold, Puncia_PCG_1.0 HiC_scaffold_24, whole genome shotgun sequence genome:
- the HMGN3 gene encoding high mobility group nucleosome-binding domain-containing protein 3 isoform X2, with protein MPKRKSPENTEGKDGSKVTKQEPTRRSARLSAKPAPPKPEPKPRKTSAKKEPGTKINKGAKGKKEEKQEAGKEGTAPSEKGETKAEEIHISRSTVNVSTSRGTPPSTLSVKGQIETVRVKGTEN; from the exons tcTCCGGAGAATACAGAGGGCAAGGATGGATCCAAAGTAACTAAACAGGAG CCCACCAGACGGTCTGCTAGATTGTCAGCG AAACCTGCTCCACCCAAACCTGAACCTAAACCAAGAAAAACGTCTGCTAAG AAAGAACCTGGAACAAAGATTAACAAAGGTgctaaagggaagaaggaggaaaagcaagAAGCTGGAAAGGAAGGTACTGCACCATCTGAAAAAGGTGAAACTAAAGCTGAAGAG ATCCACATCTCTCGCTCAACTGTTAATGTCTCAACCTCCAGAGGTACCCCACCCAGCACACTGTCAGTAAAGGGGCAGATTGAAACAGTGAGAGTTAAGG
- the HMGN3 gene encoding high mobility group nucleosome-binding domain-containing protein 3 isoform X3: MPKRKSPENTEGKDGSKVTKQEPTRRSARLSAKPAPPKPEPKPRKTSAKKEPGTKINKGAKGKKEEKQEAGKEGTAPSEKGETKAEEIHISRSTVNVSTSRGTEN; this comes from the exons tcTCCGGAGAATACAGAGGGCAAGGATGGATCCAAAGTAACTAAACAGGAG CCCACCAGACGGTCTGCTAGATTGTCAGCG AAACCTGCTCCACCCAAACCTGAACCTAAACCAAGAAAAACGTCTGCTAAG AAAGAACCTGGAACAAAGATTAACAAAGGTgctaaagggaagaaggaggaaaagcaagAAGCTGGAAAGGAAGGTACTGCACCATCTGAAAAAGGTGAAACTAAAGCTGAAGAG ATCCACATCTCTCGCTCAACTGTTAATGTCTCAACCTCCAGAG
- the HMGN3 gene encoding high mobility group nucleosome-binding domain-containing protein 3 isoform X1 translates to MPKRKSPENTEGKDGSKVTKQEPTRRSARLSAKPAPPKPEPKPRKTSAKKEPGTKINKGAKGKKEEKQEAGKEGTAPSEKGETKAEEIHISRSTVNVSTSRGTPPSTLSVKGQIETVRVKGTVENSACLQ, encoded by the exons tcTCCGGAGAATACAGAGGGCAAGGATGGATCCAAAGTAACTAAACAGGAG CCCACCAGACGGTCTGCTAGATTGTCAGCG AAACCTGCTCCACCCAAACCTGAACCTAAACCAAGAAAAACGTCTGCTAAG AAAGAACCTGGAACAAAGATTAACAAAGGTgctaaagggaagaaggaggaaaagcaagAAGCTGGAAAGGAAGGTACTGCACCATCTGAAAAAGGTGAAACTAAAGCTGAAGAG ATCCACATCTCTCGCTCAACTGTTAATGTCTCAACCTCCAGAGGTACCCCACCCAGCACACTGTCAGTAAAGGGGCAGATTGAAACAGTGAGAGTTAAGGGTACAGTAGAAAATTCTGCATGTTTGCAGTGA